A section of the Triticum dicoccoides isolate Atlit2015 ecotype Zavitan chromosome 7A, WEW_v2.0, whole genome shotgun sequence genome encodes:
- the LOC119331445 gene encoding G-type lectin S-receptor-like serine/threonine-protein kinase At2g19130 produces the protein MANLHMFLGLLLLLSMHTIPPSIATEDDTLTPGQPFAVGDKLVSSNGKFALGFFQPGAGNITSNSSTSPGWYLAIWFNKIHVITPVWVGNRERPIAGPDLRATQLQISEDGNLVVLDNNTQSTIWSTNITNTRTNTNTNITNTRTNTNISNTRTNTNTTRAILLGSGNLVIESLSSEVLWESFDNPTDILLPFAKIGWNKLTGLNRVGISWKSRIDPGLGSFSVGLLTNGTRMVTARRRGYPSEVYWWWSPDDHSSMQIPALRKLLHMSPQTSMVVPEYVNNKQEEYYMYTSPDEISSFLFIDVFGQTRLNVWSQDNQAWHSIYVEPADPCTPYAACGPFTVCTGNSHPPCECMESFSRTSPQDWELGDRTGGCSRNTRLDCNGNSSSTDVFHPIARVTVPYGPRSLQHAPATRSECEVACLSNCSCTAYSYHDSKCSVWHGELFSVSKDDGIEIRSEYTLYIRLAAGDVLSSTRDKRKPAAGVVIAASVISFGLLMLMLLLVILRNRFNWCGVPSQATNQGSVGVVAFRYADLGRATKNFSVKLGAGGFGTVFKGVLSDLTSVAVKRLEGARQGEKQFRAEVSALGLIQHINLVKLVGFCSHGDKRLLVYEHMCNGSLDSHLFQSNGTVLNWSTRYQIAIGVARGLSYLHQSCRECIIHCDIKPENVLLDESFVPKIADFGLASVIERDFSRVLTTFRGTTGYLAPEWLSGVAITSKVDVYSFGMVLMEIISGRRNASVVHTSSNDHVAFFPVRAMNKLHEGDVQSLLDPELHGDFNLDEVERVCNVACWCIQDNELERPTMGEVVRVLEGLMELDIPPMPRLLAAITT, from the coding sequence ATGGCTAACCTCCACAtgttcctcggcctcctcctcctcctatccatGCACACTATTCCTCCTAGCATAGCCACAGAAGACGATACTCTCACGCCAGGCCAGCCGTTTGCTGTTGGCGACAAGCTCGTTTCTAGCAACGGCAAGTTCGCGCTTGGCTTCTTCCAGCCCGGCGCCGGCAACATCACTAGTAATTCATCTACCTCTCCCGGTTGGTACCTTGCCATATGGTTCAACAAGATCCATGTCATCACTCCCGTCTGGGTCGGCAACCGGGAGAGGCCAATCGCCGGACCCGATCTGAGAGCAACACAGCTTCAAATCTCAGAAGATGGCAACCTTGTCGTCCTAGACAACAACACCCAATCCACCATCTGGTCCACCAACATCACCAATACTAGAACCAACACCAACACTAACATCACCAATACTAGAACCAACACCAATATTTCCAATACTAGAACCAACACCAACACCACCAGGGCCATCCTCTTGGGCAGTGGAAACCTCGTCATAGAAAGCCTGTCAAGTGAGGTGCTGTGGGAGAGCTTCGACAACCCAACCGACATCCTCCTCCCATTCGCCAAGATCGGCTGGAACAAGCTCACCGGCCTGAACCGTGTCGGCATCTCGTGGAAGAGCCGGATCGACCCGGGCCTCGGCTCCTTCAGTGTGGGGCTGCTAACCAATGGCACCAGGATGGTGACGGCCAGGCGTCGAGGCTACCCTTCCGAAGTGTACTGGTGGTGGTCGCCTGACGACCACTCGTCCATGCAGATCCCAGCACTCAGGAAGTTGCTGCACATGAGCCCACAGACCAGCATGGTCGTCCCGGAATACGTCAACAACAAGCAGGAGGAGTACTACATGTACACCTCCCCAGATGAGATCTCTTCGTTCCTCTTCATCGACGTGTTTGGTCAGACCAGGCTGAACGTGTGGTCGCAGGACAACCAGGCCTGGCATAGCATCTATGTCGAGCCCGCCGATCCCTGCACCCCATACGCCGCCTGCGGGCCGTTCACCGTCTGCACCGGCAACTCGCACCCGCCATGCGAGTGCATGGAGAGCTTCTCCAGGACGTCGCCTCAGGATTGGGAGCTCGGTGATCGGACAGGTGGGTGCTCCAGAAACACTCGGCTGGATTGCAATGGCAACAGCAGTTCCACAGACGTGTTCCACCCAATAGCTCGTGTGACAGTGCCATATGGTCCCCGGAGTTTACAGCATGCTCCTGCAACTCGGAGCGAATGTGAAGTGGCCTGTCTCAGCAACTGCTCCTGCACTGCTTACTCCTACCATGACAGCAAATGCTCTGTTTGGCATGGGGAGTTGTTCAGTGTAAGCAAGGATGATGGCATCGAGATCAGGTCTGAATATACTCTGTATATTCGCCTTGCCGCCGGAGATGTTCTGAGTTCAACAAGAGATAAAAGAAAACCAGCAGCTGGAGTTGTTATTGCTGCAAGCGTTATCAGTTTTGGGTTGCTGATGCTCATGCTGCTACTAGTGATCTTACGGAACAGATTCAACTGGTGTGGTGTTCCATCACAGGCCACCAATCAAGGTAGTGTTGGAGTTGTTGCCTTTAGATACGCCGATTTGGGCCGTGCTACAAAGAATTTCTCAGTGAAGCTAGGAGCAGGAGGTTTTGGGACTGTATTTAAGGGAGTTTTAAGTGACCTGACTAGTGTAGCAGTGAAAAGGCTTGAAGGTGCCCGTCAGGGAGAGAAGCAATTCAGGGCAGAGGTAAGTGCACTTGGACTGATCCAGCACATCAACCTGGTCAAATTGGTTGGTTTCTGTTCTCATGGTGATAAGAGGCTACTTGTATATGAACACATGTGCAATGGTTCTCTTGATTCCCATCTGTTCCAAAGCAATGGCACAGTCCTCAACTGGAGCACCAGATATCAGATAGCCATCGGAGTTGCTAGAGGATTGTCCTACCTGCATCAGAGTTGCCGCGAATGCATCATACACTGCGATATCAAGCCAGAAAATGTACTTCTCGATGAATCGTTTGTCCCCAAAATTGCAGACTTTGGGTTGGCATCGGTCATAGAAAGGGATTTTAGCCGGGTTCTAACTACATTCAGGGGAACTACAGGGTATCTTGCCCCAGAGTGGCTTAGCGGGGTTGCTATTACATCAAAAGTCGATGTTTACAGCTTTGGCATGGTACTGATGGAAATCATATCGGGAAGAAGGAATGCGTCTGTTGTGCACACTAGCAGCAACGACCATGTCGCTTTTTTCCCTGTGCGAGCCATGAACAAGCTTCATGAGGGAGATGTGCAGAGCCTGCTAGATCCAGAATTACATGGTGACTTTAACTTGGATGAGGTTGAAAGAGTATGCAATGTAGCATGTTGGTGTATCCAGGATAATGAGCTGGAGCGGCCAACAATGGGTGAAGTGGTCAGAGTTCTTGAGGGTCTAATGGAGCTTGATATTCCTCCGATGCCGAGACTGCTTGCGGCTATAACAACATAA